From a region of the Paenibacillus sp. FSL R10-2734 genome:
- a CDS encoding beta-galactosidase, translated as MKYLLDVGNQRKPALIEGHLKMGGTNPAGEEINVNSVYLTRGGKPWLPVMGEFHFSRFPHGQWEEELLKMKAGGIQIVATYIFWIYHEEIEGRFDWSGDKDLRKFVQLCQKNGLEVLVRIGPWAHGECRNGGFPDWIYGRCALRTNDDDYLRYVKRFYGEIAKQIERLAFQDGGSIVGLQFDNELTDNLEHLRTLKSIALGLGMKAPLYTVTGWGGPGGAQIPKDEMLPLFGGYPDHPWDKHTNQLPPGPHYFFHSVRNDPSIGSDLFGEKAVEIKDLEDIERYPDGTCELGGGVQITYHRRPLIQADDVGAMAMIKIANGCNLLGYYMYHGGTQPLGELSTMQESNPQGNQLPVRSYDFQAPLGEFGEVRDSYRILKRLHLFLHDFGDRLAPMAVFFPQVRPSSLEDNETVRVVARARGDSGFLFFNNYQRLTEMKDKDDVQVELRLPRGGLNVPATGFTLKKDGYFFWPFHLDMDGVRLKFATAQLLCLLQGDGETLYVFFEVSGVRPVFSFYSDTVSDVELKEGTLERQEGTLAVSGLKPGSGCEFTVRSVSSHVVKVLTITEEQSLHLWKGRAFGCERLILCEGNVVFREKDLRISGTEAGRMAFAVYPPVEHSITCEGVSLKSSQDEEGIFQAFKPSLQTREVEFSWKRTRDSSLNGEFFKYLFEDEGEEGAAPEWEIRIDASAFGEANEITLVVDFVGDVVQAYIAGQCVADQFYNGVPWKIGLKRFRDQLASHSIVLKISPLLKERDIYMPSRPLEDRRPEILALSAEAEYVISVDNDNRRV; from the coding sequence ATGAAATACTTACTAGATGTCGGCAATCAACGAAAGCCAGCTTTGATCGAAGGTCATCTAAAAATGGGAGGCACCAATCCGGCGGGAGAGGAAATCAATGTGAATAGCGTGTATCTCACCCGCGGAGGAAAGCCGTGGCTGCCGGTTATGGGGGAGTTTCATTTCTCCAGGTTTCCTCACGGACAGTGGGAGGAAGAGCTACTGAAGATGAAAGCGGGTGGCATCCAGATCGTCGCTACGTATATATTCTGGATTTATCATGAAGAAATAGAGGGGCGCTTTGACTGGTCGGGAGACAAGGATCTTAGGAAATTTGTGCAGCTCTGCCAGAAGAACGGATTGGAGGTCCTTGTTCGCATAGGCCCATGGGCGCATGGCGAATGCCGTAATGGAGGCTTCCCGGATTGGATCTACGGAAGATGCGCGCTACGGACGAACGATGATGACTATTTGCGGTATGTTAAAAGGTTTTACGGGGAAATTGCCAAGCAGATTGAGAGGTTAGCCTTCCAAGACGGCGGCTCGATCGTCGGCTTGCAATTCGACAACGAGTTGACGGATAACCTCGAGCATTTGCGGACCTTAAAGAGTATCGCGCTAGGATTGGGCATGAAAGCTCCTTTATATACGGTTACAGGTTGGGGAGGCCCCGGTGGAGCACAAATTCCCAAGGACGAAATGCTGCCGCTATTCGGAGGTTATCCGGATCATCCTTGGGATAAGCATACAAACCAACTGCCTCCCGGACCGCATTATTTCTTCCATTCGGTACGCAACGATCCGAGCATCGGTAGCGATCTGTTCGGCGAGAAAGCCGTAGAAATTAAAGATTTGGAAGACATCGAACGTTACCCAGATGGCACCTGCGAGCTTGGGGGTGGCGTGCAAATTACCTATCATCGGCGTCCCCTCATACAGGCAGACGACGTCGGCGCGATGGCGATGATTAAGATTGCTAACGGGTGCAATCTGCTGGGCTATTATATGTATCATGGAGGAACCCAGCCGCTCGGAGAGCTTTCAACGATGCAAGAATCCAATCCCCAAGGCAATCAGTTGCCCGTACGGAGCTACGATTTCCAGGCGCCGCTCGGAGAGTTCGGCGAAGTCAGGGATTCCTATAGAATACTGAAGCGGCTTCATTTATTTCTGCACGATTTCGGAGATAGGCTGGCGCCCATGGCCGTGTTTTTTCCGCAAGTTCGGCCTTCATCCTTGGAAGATAACGAGACGGTGCGCGTCGTTGCGAGAGCGCGGGGGGATAGCGGCTTCCTGTTCTTCAACAACTACCAGAGACTGACGGAGATGAAAGATAAGGATGACGTACAGGTTGAATTGCGGTTACCCAGAGGTGGGCTGAACGTTCCTGCAACTGGATTTACACTCAAGAAGGACGGTTACTTCTTCTGGCCGTTCCATTTGGATATGGACGGTGTACGTTTGAAATTTGCGACTGCACAGCTGTTATGCCTGCTCCAAGGAGATGGGGAGACACTGTATGTGTTTTTCGAGGTTTCTGGCGTGCGCCCTGTATTCTCCTTCTATTCAGATACCGTTTCCGATGTCGAATTGAAAGAGGGAACTTTGGAACGGCAGGAAGGAACGCTCGCCGTTTCCGGTCTGAAGCCGGGATCTGGCTGCGAATTCACTGTTCGCTCTGTTTCCAGTCATGTCGTTAAGGTGCTGACAATAACTGAAGAGCAGTCGCTGCATCTGTGGAAAGGACGGGCATTTGGATGTGAACGGTTAATTCTATGTGAAGGAAACGTCGTGTTTAGGGAGAAAGATTTGCGCATTAGCGGGACAGAAGCCGGCAGGATGGCATTTGCTGTTTATCCTCCTGTCGAACATAGCATCACTTGTGAGGGAGTATCGTTGAAGTCTTCACAAGATGAAGAGGGGATATTTCAGGCGTTCAAGCCGAGCCTGCAAACTCGTGAAGTCGAATTCTCATGGAAGCGTACCCGCGATTCTTCGTTAAACGGAGAATTCTTCAAATATTTGTTCGAAGATGAGGGGGAAGAAGGAGCAGCTCCTGAATGGGAGATTCGCATAGATGCTTCGGCATTCGGTGAAGCGAACGAAATCACGTTGGTCGTCGATTTCGTGGGAGACGTAGTACAAGCCTATATTGCCGGACAATGCGTCGCGGATCAGTTCTATAACGGCGTACCTTGGAAAATAGGCTTAAAGAGATTTCGCGATCAATTGGCGAGCCATTCGATCGTTCTGAAAATTTCTCCTCTATTAAAAGAGAGAGACATTTACATGCCTTCCAGACCGTTGGAAGATCGTCGACCGGAGATTTTGGCGCTTTCTGCGGAAGCGGAGTATGTCATTAGCGTTGACAATGACAATCGGAGGGTTTAA
- a CDS encoding aldo/keto reductase yields MSYGLGVGKLRENHMCLERRFISTWAMDDLVTQGKLLYVGISEWREWKMVEAAGLAVLLYLDPIVVNQPEYNLFIRRIESDIVPMFEKLALVWNLRLLNISRCIIGATRPKVEQNASASGISLTDDLVSVIEKILTEEDKG; encoded by the coding sequence GTGAGTTATGGGCTGGGCGTTGGCAAACTACGAGAGAATCATATGTGCTTGGAACGACGGTTTATTTCGACATGGGCGATGGACGATTTGGTCACTCAAGGCAAATTATTGTATGTCGGAATCAGTGAGTGGCGTGAATGGAAAATGGTCGAGGCAGCGGGATTGGCGGTGCTTCTTTATCTAGATCCGATTGTGGTCAATCAGCCGGAATACAATTTGTTCATCCGCCGTATCGAATCGGACATCGTGCCCATGTTCGAGAAGCTGGCTTTGGTCTGGAATTTGCGGTTGCTGAACATCTCCAGATGCATTATCGGTGCTACAAGACCGAAGGTCGAGCAGAATGCATCGGCTTCGGGCATTAGCCTGACGGACGACCTGGTGTCTGTAATTGAGAAGATATTAACCGAAGAGGACAAAGGATAG
- a CDS encoding Gfo/Idh/MocA family oxidoreductase, giving the protein MKSNVKIGLIGLSGRGTGLLEIILLKMEDVEVVAVCDLHEDRRERAANMIEKAGCSRPFVTADYKEVLDRESVDVIMICTPWSAHIHIAIEAMEKEKYVACEVGGAYSMQECWKLVEAYERTKVPCMMLENCCYGRDELMVLNMVKRGVLGEIVHCSGGYHHDLRYEIANGKENRHYRLNEYIHRNCDNYPTHELGPIARVLDINRGNRMVSLVSLASKAEGMQEYIRSKRQDSELAHTRFKQGDIVTTVIQCARGETITLTLDTTLPRYYSRGFTVRGTKGMYIEDNHSIFIDGQHSQYESNWKTQWGNVEQHREQYEHPLWERYLQEGVKGGHDGMDWLVFRDFIECFRNGTQTPIDVYDMASWMSISSLTEDSIAMGGQPVAIPDFTNGNWFGK; this is encoded by the coding sequence ATGAAATCTAATGTGAAAATCGGCTTAATCGGGCTTAGCGGGCGGGGAACGGGGCTTTTGGAAATCATATTGCTGAAAATGGAAGACGTGGAAGTCGTCGCCGTCTGTGACTTGCACGAGGATCGTCGCGAACGGGCAGCTAATATGATTGAGAAGGCAGGCTGCAGTCGACCTTTTGTAACTGCTGATTATAAGGAGGTTCTGGATAGAGAGTCTGTTGACGTCATCATGATCTGCACGCCTTGGTCAGCCCATATCCATATCGCAATCGAAGCGATGGAGAAAGAGAAGTACGTCGCTTGCGAGGTCGGAGGAGCGTATTCCATGCAGGAATGCTGGAAGCTGGTAGAAGCTTACGAGCGAACGAAGGTTCCGTGCATGATGCTGGAGAATTGCTGCTATGGCCGCGATGAGCTCATGGTATTAAATATGGTAAAGCGAGGTGTACTAGGGGAAATCGTACACTGCTCGGGAGGTTATCATCACGACCTGCGCTATGAAATCGCTAATGGCAAAGAAAATCGGCATTACCGGCTGAACGAATATATTCATAGAAACTGCGATAATTATCCCACGCACGAGCTGGGTCCGATCGCTAGGGTTCTCGATATTAATAGAGGGAATCGCATGGTATCGCTTGTATCTCTTGCCTCCAAGGCGGAAGGCATGCAGGAATACATCAGGAGCAAAAGGCAGGATAGCGAGCTTGCTCATACTAGGTTTAAACAAGGTGATATCGTAACGACTGTCATCCAGTGCGCTCGCGGAGAAACGATTACACTCACTTTGGATACTACATTGCCAAGATATTATTCAAGAGGTTTTACGGTAAGGGGAACAAAAGGCATGTATATAGAGGACAACCACTCCATATTCATTGATGGACAGCATAGCCAGTATGAATCAAATTGGAAGACGCAATGGGGGAACGTGGAGCAACATCGCGAGCAATATGAACATCCGCTGTGGGAGCGCTATTTACAGGAAGGAGTTAAAGGAGGACACGACGGTATGGATTGGCTTGTCTTTAGGGATTTCATCGAGTGCTTCAGGAACGGAACGCAAACGCCGATCGATGTATATGACATGGCCTCGTGGATGAGTATATCCTCATTAACCGAGGATTCGATTGCCATGGGCGGGCAGCCGGTAGCGATCCCCGACTTCACGAACGGGAATTGGTTCGGCAAGTGA
- a CDS encoding metallophosphoesterase family protein — MNHRMTYREDGTFTIIQFTDVHWQDGLELDQQTQAVMRTVLDAETPDLVVFTGDLIHPSDKTDPVQMMQQAVELVIERGIPWAYIFGNHDTEAHITRTELVEAVMAQLHSVTKRGPERLTGEGNYVIEIGNQKGSDIALYFFDSGNVSCIPTIDGYDWIRRDQIDWYVEQSRELASRNGGDTVPALAFIHIPLPEYEEMWMEGGCCGNKLEKVCCPKVNSGLFTAMLEQGDVMGTFCGHDHVNDYWGEWYGIRLCYGRATGLNTYGREDFPHGARVIRLQEGVGGFTTWLRLGTGEKIEQLERNPR, encoded by the coding sequence ATGAATCATCGGATGACGTATCGAGAAGATGGTACTTTTACGATTATTCAGTTCACTGATGTGCATTGGCAAGACGGGCTGGAACTCGATCAGCAAACACAGGCGGTCATGAGAACGGTATTGGATGCCGAAACTCCTGATCTGGTTGTATTTACCGGCGATCTGATTCATCCGTCGGATAAAACGGATCCCGTACAAATGATGCAGCAAGCTGTGGAGTTAGTTATAGAAAGAGGTATTCCTTGGGCGTATATATTTGGCAATCACGATACGGAAGCACATATTACGCGAACTGAGTTGGTTGAAGCGGTTATGGCTCAGCTTCATTCCGTTACGAAACGCGGGCCGGAGAGGTTGACCGGTGAGGGCAATTATGTCATCGAGATCGGAAATCAGAAGGGAAGCGATATTGCGCTCTATTTTTTCGATTCCGGGAATGTCTCTTGCATTCCTACCATCGACGGGTACGACTGGATTCGCCGGGATCAGATCGATTGGTACGTGGAGCAATCACGGGAACTTGCGTCAAGGAACGGTGGAGATACAGTACCGGCGCTAGCCTTCATCCACATTCCTCTCCCGGAATATGAGGAAATGTGGATGGAAGGGGGATGTTGCGGAAACAAGCTGGAGAAGGTGTGTTGTCCCAAAGTCAATTCGGGCTTATTCACAGCCATGCTGGAGCAGGGAGATGTGATGGGGACGTTCTGCGGTCATGACCACGTGAACGATTATTGGGGAGAGTGGTACGGCATTCGGTTATGCTACGGCCGGGCTACAGGTTTGAACACGTATGGCCGAGAGGACTTCCCGCACGGTGCCCGAGTCATTCGTTTGCAAGAAGGCGTTGGGGGGTTTACGACTTGGCTGAGATTGGGGACGGGAGAGAAGATCGAGCAGCTGGAAAGGAACCCTCGATAG
- a CDS encoding endo-alpha-N-acetylgalactosaminidase family protein — MTNSIDTNEAWRSIPGDYYDWQATMQPESSYNFDYSQTLTMKLGMATPDGKGGTKVFCTFEQALRYIVDIDLITRGIPKIIYLVGWQYNGHDDKYPAWDDVNVHLKRPQDPTARDSYLWLAEESKRYNTTVSVHVNMTDAYDNSPHWDLYMEHDLISRNEDGSLLQIGNYNDRAAYQIFYKNEWESGIIVQRIEKLISLLELDKAGTVHLDAYFPRANVFRGVSQEEESSYMRRTIRYFRGRGIDVTSENFTHHRNDPFIGLQPWCWWFDQNQEKHFLERPAKLLSGAAIRDYSIPGIPHRPDLEFLFGAGVHGEDVFWDSDNGIPREDWHDLFIEQICTRMLQYQYLNSLDRIRMEGESNNRVVHYSGGHSVHLVDRSVRRAGIPLRVEDDVLFPALWQERPELIAFSKAGYSMMSWSLPPEWNGVTAADIYQITVEGLKELQLGHRVVGGLLELTLTPGMAVSIFPSHK, encoded by the coding sequence ATGACGAACTCAATAGATACTAATGAAGCGTGGAGATCCATTCCAGGGGATTATTACGATTGGCAAGCAACGATGCAGCCGGAGAGCTCTTATAATTTCGATTACAGTCAGACGCTGACGATGAAGCTAGGCATGGCTACTCCGGACGGTAAAGGCGGGACGAAGGTGTTCTGCACGTTCGAACAGGCGCTTCGATATATTGTGGACATCGATCTGATTACTAGAGGTATTCCGAAAATCATTTACTTGGTCGGATGGCAGTACAACGGCCACGATGATAAATATCCCGCCTGGGACGACGTGAATGTCCATCTGAAGAGACCGCAGGATCCAACCGCGAGGGACAGCTATTTGTGGTTGGCGGAAGAATCCAAACGTTATAACACAACAGTCAGCGTTCATGTCAATATGACGGACGCATACGATAATAGCCCGCATTGGGACCTTTACATGGAGCATGATCTGATTTCGCGCAACGAAGATGGTTCTTTGCTCCAAATCGGTAACTATAACGATAGGGCTGCCTATCAAATTTTCTATAAGAACGAATGGGAGAGCGGGATTATCGTCCAGCGAATCGAGAAACTGATCTCGCTGTTGGAGCTTGATAAGGCCGGAACTGTACACCTGGACGCTTATTTTCCTAGAGCGAATGTTTTCCGGGGCGTCTCTCAGGAGGAGGAGTCCTCCTACATGCGACGGACGATCCGCTATTTCCGTGGTCGCGGGATCGATGTGACAAGCGAAAACTTCACCCATCATCGCAACGATCCGTTCATCGGATTGCAACCGTGGTGCTGGTGGTTCGATCAGAACCAGGAGAAGCATTTTCTGGAGAGACCCGCCAAGCTGCTGAGCGGTGCCGCCATCCGCGACTACTCGATTCCCGGAATTCCGCACAGACCGGATCTGGAATTCTTGTTTGGGGCCGGTGTGCATGGGGAGGACGTGTTCTGGGATTCCGATAATGGAATTCCCCGCGAGGATTGGCATGATCTGTTCATCGAGCAGATCTGTACGAGAATGCTGCAATATCAGTATTTGAACTCGCTAGATCGCATACGGATGGAGGGAGAGAGCAATAACAGGGTCGTTCATTATTCGGGCGGTCATTCTGTTCACCTCGTCGATCGTTCCGTCCGTCGCGCCGGCATACCGCTGCGGGTGGAGGACGATGTGCTTTTCCCTGCCCTGTGGCAAGAACGGCCCGAGTTGATCGCCTTCAGTAAGGCGGGCTATTCGATGATGAGCTGGTCACTGCCGCCGGAATGGAATGGTGTGACCGCCGCCGATATCTACCAGATCACGGTGGAAGGATTAAAAGAATTGCAGCTTGGACACCGGGTGGTTGGGGGACTATTGGAGCTTACTCTAACCCCGGGAATGGCGGTTTCGATCTTTCCATCGCATAAATAA